The following are encoded together in the Glycine max cultivar Williams 82 chromosome 8, Glycine_max_v4.0, whole genome shotgun sequence genome:
- the LOC100811016 gene encoding uncharacterized protein, translating to MLLGSSISNTTKKFFQRTLENYKSCFSPGYQKLPKTPQHNQFSSSVAAPCVLDDMDINNNPSYKELEKFYSDFTGQWDSVKEKGRPRRSKNKGQEVRNESFVSLNNARSHDQIEKSEECDKNKNNIGLTHHSEKQKLNYMKDRKGNGNRMVEKKLRELEMLDMSDVDYVLDIEEVLHYYSRLTCPVYLQIVDKFFMEMCSEFFGAPLRPVVTPRTPSIKVRS from the coding sequence ATGCTGCTAGGAAGCTCCATTTCCAACACCACCAAGAAGTTCTTTCAAAGGACTCTTGAGAACTACAAGTCTTGTTTCTCTCCTGGTTACCAAAAGCTTCCCAAAACACCTCAACATAATCAATTCTCTTCTTCTGTGGCTGCGCCATGTGTCTTGGACGACATGGACATTAATAACAACCCAAGTTACAAGGAATTGGAGAAGTTCTACAGTGACTTCACAGGGCAATGGGATTCAGTAAAGGAAAAGGGAAGGccaagaagaagcaagaacaaaGGCCAAGAGGTACGTAACGAAAGCTTCGTTAGCTTAAACAATGCAAGAAGCCATGATCAGATTGAGAAAAGTGAGGaatgtgacaagaacaagaacaacatTGGCCTAACCCATCATAGCGAGAAACAGAAATTGAATTATATGAAGGATAGGAAGGGAAATGGAAATCGCATGGTAGAAAAGAAGCTTAGAGAATTGGAGATGTTGGACATGAGCGATGTGGATTATGTACTGGACATTGAAGAGGTTCTTCATTACTACTCTCGACTCACTTGCCCGGTGTATCTTCAAATTGTGGATAAATTCTTCATGGAAATGTGCTCTGAGTTCTTTGGTGCTCCTTTGAGGCCTGTTGTTACACCTCGTACTCCTAGTATTAAAGTGAGGTCTTAG